A single Sander lucioperca isolate FBNREF2018 chromosome 24, SLUC_FBN_1.2, whole genome shotgun sequence DNA region contains:
- the LOC116044503 gene encoding poly(rC)-binding protein 3-like isoform X2 has translation MEPIKVQSEGGLNVTLTIRLLMHGKEVGSIIGKKGETVKKMREDSGARINISEGNCPERIVTITGPTDAIFKAFAMIAYKFEEDIINSMSNSPATSKPPVTLRLVVPASQCGSLIGKGGSKIKEMRESTGAQVQVAGDMLPNSTERAVTISGAPEAIIQCVKQICVVMLESPPKGATIPYRPKPASTPVIFSGGQVRADPLGASTANLSLLLQHQPLPAYTIQGQYAIPHPDQLSKLHQLAMQQTPFTPLGQTTPAFPAGLDASNQASTHELTIPNDLIGCIIGRQGTKINEIRQMSGAQIKIANAMEGSSERQITITGTPANISLAQYLINARFRDVAAMWNDPSSMTTS, from the exons ATGGAGCCCATTAAGGTCCAATCAGAAGGTGGACTGAATGTGACCCTAACCATCAGGCTGCTGATGCACGGCAAG GAGGTTGGAAGCATCATAGGAAAG AAAGGAGAAACGGTGAAGAAAATGCGAGAAGAC AGTGGTGCCCGTATCAACATCTCAGAGGGGAATTGCCCTGAACGCATAGTCACAATCACCGGGCCAACAGATGCTATTTTCAAGGCCTTTGCCATGATAGCCTACAAGTTCGAGGAG GATATAATCAACTCTATGAGCAACAGTCCAGCCACCAGTAAACCCCCTGTAACCCTGAGGCTCGTTGTCCCAGCCAGCCAGTGTGGCTCCCTCATTGGCAAGGGAGGCTCCAAAATCAAAGAAATGAGAGAG TCCACAGGTGCTCAGGTCCAGGTTGCAGGTGACATGCTCCCCAACTCCACCGAGAGAGCAGTGACGATCTCAGGGGCCCCCGAAGCCATCATCCAGTGTGTCAAACAGATATGTGTGGTGATGCTTGAG TCCCCACCGAAAGGTGCCACCATCCCCTACCGCCCCAAGCCTGCCTCCACCCCTGTCATTTTTTCAGGTGGCCAGGTAAGAGCAGACCCACTGGGGGCGTCCACAGCCAACCTCAGCCTCTTACTGCAGCACCAGCCACTGCCT GCCTATACCATTCAAGGACAGTACGCCATCCCACATCCAGAC CAGTTGAGCAAGCTCCACCAGTTGGCTATGCAGCAAACCCCCTTTACCCCCCTCGGACAGACCACCCCTGCCTTCCCCG CAGGTCTGGATGCCAGTAACCAGGCCAGTACTCATGAACTCACCATTCCCAATGAT CTAATAGGCTGCATAATCGGACGCCAGGGAACCAAAATCAACGAGATCCGTCAGATGTCTGGGGCGCAGATCAAAATTGCTAACGCTATGGAAGGGTCATCGGAGCGCCAGATCACCATCACAGGGACCCCCgccaacatcagcctggcccAGTACCTCATCAATGCAAG GTTCAGAGACGTGGCGGCCATGTGGAACGACCCATCTTCCATGACCACATCCTGA
- the LOC116044503 gene encoding poly(rC)-binding protein 3-like isoform X5, whose product MEPIKVQSEGGLNVTLTIRLLMHGKEVGSIIGKKGETVKKMREDSGARINISEGNCPERIVTITGPTDAIFKAFAMIAYKFEEDIINSMSNSPATSKPPVTLRLVVPASQCGSLIGKGGSKIKEMRESTGAQVQVAGDMLPNSTERAVTISGAPEAIIQCVKQICVVMLEAYTIQGQYAIPHPDQLSKLHQLAMQQTPFTPLGQTTPAFPAAGLDASNQASTHELTIPNDLIGCIIGRQGTKINEIRQMSGAQIKIANAMEGSSERQITITGTPANISLAQYLINARFRDVAAMWNDPSSMTTS is encoded by the exons ATGGAGCCCATTAAGGTCCAATCAGAAGGTGGACTGAATGTGACCCTAACCATCAGGCTGCTGATGCACGGCAAG GAGGTTGGAAGCATCATAGGAAAG AAAGGAGAAACGGTGAAGAAAATGCGAGAAGAC AGTGGTGCCCGTATCAACATCTCAGAGGGGAATTGCCCTGAACGCATAGTCACAATCACCGGGCCAACAGATGCTATTTTCAAGGCCTTTGCCATGATAGCCTACAAGTTCGAGGAG GATATAATCAACTCTATGAGCAACAGTCCAGCCACCAGTAAACCCCCTGTAACCCTGAGGCTCGTTGTCCCAGCCAGCCAGTGTGGCTCCCTCATTGGCAAGGGAGGCTCCAAAATCAAAGAAATGAGAGAG TCCACAGGTGCTCAGGTCCAGGTTGCAGGTGACATGCTCCCCAACTCCACCGAGAGAGCAGTGACGATCTCAGGGGCCCCCGAAGCCATCATCCAGTGTGTCAAACAGATATGTGTGGTGATGCTTGAG GCCTATACCATTCAAGGACAGTACGCCATCCCACATCCAGAC CAGTTGAGCAAGCTCCACCAGTTGGCTATGCAGCAAACCCCCTTTACCCCCCTCGGACAGACCACCCCTGCCTTCCCCG CAGCAGGTCTGGATGCCAGTAACCAGGCCAGTACTCATGAACTCACCATTCCCAATGAT CTAATAGGCTGCATAATCGGACGCCAGGGAACCAAAATCAACGAGATCCGTCAGATGTCTGGGGCGCAGATCAAAATTGCTAACGCTATGGAAGGGTCATCGGAGCGCCAGATCACCATCACAGGGACCCCCgccaacatcagcctggcccAGTACCTCATCAATGCAAG GTTCAGAGACGTGGCGGCCATGTGGAACGACCCATCTTCCATGACCACATCCTGA
- the LOC116044503 gene encoding poly(rC)-binding protein 3-like isoform X3, whose translation MEPIKVQSEGGLNVTLTIRLLMHGKEVGSIIGKKGETVKKMREDSGARINISEGNCPERIVTITGPTDAIFKAFAMIAYKFEEDIINSMSNSPATSKPPVTLRLVVPASQCGSLIGKGGSKIKEMRESTGAQVQVAGDMLPNSTERAVTISGAPEAIIQCVKQICVVMLESPPKGATIPYRPKPASTPVIFSGGQVRADPLGASTANLSLLLQHQPLPAYTIQGQYAIPHPDLSKLHQLAMQQTPFTPLGQTTPAFPAAGLDASNQASTHELTIPNDLIGCIIGRQGTKINEIRQMSGAQIKIANAMEGSSERQITITGTPANISLAQYLINARFRDVAAMWNDPSSMTTS comes from the exons ATGGAGCCCATTAAGGTCCAATCAGAAGGTGGACTGAATGTGACCCTAACCATCAGGCTGCTGATGCACGGCAAG GAGGTTGGAAGCATCATAGGAAAG AAAGGAGAAACGGTGAAGAAAATGCGAGAAGAC AGTGGTGCCCGTATCAACATCTCAGAGGGGAATTGCCCTGAACGCATAGTCACAATCACCGGGCCAACAGATGCTATTTTCAAGGCCTTTGCCATGATAGCCTACAAGTTCGAGGAG GATATAATCAACTCTATGAGCAACAGTCCAGCCACCAGTAAACCCCCTGTAACCCTGAGGCTCGTTGTCCCAGCCAGCCAGTGTGGCTCCCTCATTGGCAAGGGAGGCTCCAAAATCAAAGAAATGAGAGAG TCCACAGGTGCTCAGGTCCAGGTTGCAGGTGACATGCTCCCCAACTCCACCGAGAGAGCAGTGACGATCTCAGGGGCCCCCGAAGCCATCATCCAGTGTGTCAAACAGATATGTGTGGTGATGCTTGAG TCCCCACCGAAAGGTGCCACCATCCCCTACCGCCCCAAGCCTGCCTCCACCCCTGTCATTTTTTCAGGTGGCCAGGTAAGAGCAGACCCACTGGGGGCGTCCACAGCCAACCTCAGCCTCTTACTGCAGCACCAGCCACTGCCT GCCTATACCATTCAAGGACAGTACGCCATCCCACATCCAGAC TTGAGCAAGCTCCACCAGTTGGCTATGCAGCAAACCCCCTTTACCCCCCTCGGACAGACCACCCCTGCCTTCCCCG CAGCAGGTCTGGATGCCAGTAACCAGGCCAGTACTCATGAACTCACCATTCCCAATGAT CTAATAGGCTGCATAATCGGACGCCAGGGAACCAAAATCAACGAGATCCGTCAGATGTCTGGGGCGCAGATCAAAATTGCTAACGCTATGGAAGGGTCATCGGAGCGCCAGATCACCATCACAGGGACCCCCgccaacatcagcctggcccAGTACCTCATCAATGCAAG GTTCAGAGACGTGGCGGCCATGTGGAACGACCCATCTTCCATGACCACATCCTGA
- the LOC116044503 gene encoding poly(rC)-binding protein 3-like isoform X4, protein MEPIKVQSEGGLNVTLTIRLLMHGKEVGSIIGKKGETVKKMREDSGARINISEGNCPERIVTITGPTDAIFKAFAMIAYKFEEDIINSMSNSPATSKPPVTLRLVVPASQCGSLIGKGGSKIKEMRESTGAQVQVAGDMLPNSTERAVTISGAPEAIIQCVKQICVVMLESPPKGATIPYRPKPASTPVIFSGGQVRADPLGASTANLSLLLQHQPLPAYTIQGQYAIPHPDLSKLHQLAMQQTPFTPLGQTTPAFPAGLDASNQASTHELTIPNDLIGCIIGRQGTKINEIRQMSGAQIKIANAMEGSSERQITITGTPANISLAQYLINARFRDVAAMWNDPSSMTTS, encoded by the exons ATGGAGCCCATTAAGGTCCAATCAGAAGGTGGACTGAATGTGACCCTAACCATCAGGCTGCTGATGCACGGCAAG GAGGTTGGAAGCATCATAGGAAAG AAAGGAGAAACGGTGAAGAAAATGCGAGAAGAC AGTGGTGCCCGTATCAACATCTCAGAGGGGAATTGCCCTGAACGCATAGTCACAATCACCGGGCCAACAGATGCTATTTTCAAGGCCTTTGCCATGATAGCCTACAAGTTCGAGGAG GATATAATCAACTCTATGAGCAACAGTCCAGCCACCAGTAAACCCCCTGTAACCCTGAGGCTCGTTGTCCCAGCCAGCCAGTGTGGCTCCCTCATTGGCAAGGGAGGCTCCAAAATCAAAGAAATGAGAGAG TCCACAGGTGCTCAGGTCCAGGTTGCAGGTGACATGCTCCCCAACTCCACCGAGAGAGCAGTGACGATCTCAGGGGCCCCCGAAGCCATCATCCAGTGTGTCAAACAGATATGTGTGGTGATGCTTGAG TCCCCACCGAAAGGTGCCACCATCCCCTACCGCCCCAAGCCTGCCTCCACCCCTGTCATTTTTTCAGGTGGCCAGGTAAGAGCAGACCCACTGGGGGCGTCCACAGCCAACCTCAGCCTCTTACTGCAGCACCAGCCACTGCCT GCCTATACCATTCAAGGACAGTACGCCATCCCACATCCAGAC TTGAGCAAGCTCCACCAGTTGGCTATGCAGCAAACCCCCTTTACCCCCCTCGGACAGACCACCCCTGCCTTCCCCG CAGGTCTGGATGCCAGTAACCAGGCCAGTACTCATGAACTCACCATTCCCAATGAT CTAATAGGCTGCATAATCGGACGCCAGGGAACCAAAATCAACGAGATCCGTCAGATGTCTGGGGCGCAGATCAAAATTGCTAACGCTATGGAAGGGTCATCGGAGCGCCAGATCACCATCACAGGGACCCCCgccaacatcagcctggcccAGTACCTCATCAATGCAAG GTTCAGAGACGTGGCGGCCATGTGGAACGACCCATCTTCCATGACCACATCCTGA
- the LOC116044503 gene encoding poly(rC)-binding protein 3-like isoform X6, producing MEPIKVQSEGGLNVTLTIRLLMHGKEVGSIIGKKGETVKKMREDSGARINISEGNCPERIVTITGPTDAIFKAFAMIAYKFEEDIINSMSNSPATSKPPVTLRLVVPASQCGSLIGKGGSKIKEMRESTGAQVQVAGDMLPNSTERAVTISGAPEAIIQCVKQICVVMLEAYTIQGQYAIPHPDQLSKLHQLAMQQTPFTPLGQTTPAFPAGLDASNQASTHELTIPNDLIGCIIGRQGTKINEIRQMSGAQIKIANAMEGSSERQITITGTPANISLAQYLINARFRDVAAMWNDPSSMTTS from the exons ATGGAGCCCATTAAGGTCCAATCAGAAGGTGGACTGAATGTGACCCTAACCATCAGGCTGCTGATGCACGGCAAG GAGGTTGGAAGCATCATAGGAAAG AAAGGAGAAACGGTGAAGAAAATGCGAGAAGAC AGTGGTGCCCGTATCAACATCTCAGAGGGGAATTGCCCTGAACGCATAGTCACAATCACCGGGCCAACAGATGCTATTTTCAAGGCCTTTGCCATGATAGCCTACAAGTTCGAGGAG GATATAATCAACTCTATGAGCAACAGTCCAGCCACCAGTAAACCCCCTGTAACCCTGAGGCTCGTTGTCCCAGCCAGCCAGTGTGGCTCCCTCATTGGCAAGGGAGGCTCCAAAATCAAAGAAATGAGAGAG TCCACAGGTGCTCAGGTCCAGGTTGCAGGTGACATGCTCCCCAACTCCACCGAGAGAGCAGTGACGATCTCAGGGGCCCCCGAAGCCATCATCCAGTGTGTCAAACAGATATGTGTGGTGATGCTTGAG GCCTATACCATTCAAGGACAGTACGCCATCCCACATCCAGAC CAGTTGAGCAAGCTCCACCAGTTGGCTATGCAGCAAACCCCCTTTACCCCCCTCGGACAGACCACCCCTGCCTTCCCCG CAGGTCTGGATGCCAGTAACCAGGCCAGTACTCATGAACTCACCATTCCCAATGAT CTAATAGGCTGCATAATCGGACGCCAGGGAACCAAAATCAACGAGATCCGTCAGATGTCTGGGGCGCAGATCAAAATTGCTAACGCTATGGAAGGGTCATCGGAGCGCCAGATCACCATCACAGGGACCCCCgccaacatcagcctggcccAGTACCTCATCAATGCAAG GTTCAGAGACGTGGCGGCCATGTGGAACGACCCATCTTCCATGACCACATCCTGA
- the LOC116044503 gene encoding poly(rC)-binding protein 3-like isoform X7: MEPIKVQSEGGLNVTLTIRLLMHGKEVGSIIGKKGETVKKMREDSGARINISEGNCPERIVTITGPTDAIFKAFAMIAYKFEEDIINSMSNSPATSKPPVTLRLVVPASQCGSLIGKGGSKIKEMRESTGAQVQVAGDMLPNSTERAVTISGAPEAIIQCVKQICVVMLEAYTIQGQYAIPHPDLSKLHQLAMQQTPFTPLGQTTPAFPAAGLDASNQASTHELTIPNDLIGCIIGRQGTKINEIRQMSGAQIKIANAMEGSSERQITITGTPANISLAQYLINARFRDVAAMWNDPSSMTTS; the protein is encoded by the exons ATGGAGCCCATTAAGGTCCAATCAGAAGGTGGACTGAATGTGACCCTAACCATCAGGCTGCTGATGCACGGCAAG GAGGTTGGAAGCATCATAGGAAAG AAAGGAGAAACGGTGAAGAAAATGCGAGAAGAC AGTGGTGCCCGTATCAACATCTCAGAGGGGAATTGCCCTGAACGCATAGTCACAATCACCGGGCCAACAGATGCTATTTTCAAGGCCTTTGCCATGATAGCCTACAAGTTCGAGGAG GATATAATCAACTCTATGAGCAACAGTCCAGCCACCAGTAAACCCCCTGTAACCCTGAGGCTCGTTGTCCCAGCCAGCCAGTGTGGCTCCCTCATTGGCAAGGGAGGCTCCAAAATCAAAGAAATGAGAGAG TCCACAGGTGCTCAGGTCCAGGTTGCAGGTGACATGCTCCCCAACTCCACCGAGAGAGCAGTGACGATCTCAGGGGCCCCCGAAGCCATCATCCAGTGTGTCAAACAGATATGTGTGGTGATGCTTGAG GCCTATACCATTCAAGGACAGTACGCCATCCCACATCCAGAC TTGAGCAAGCTCCACCAGTTGGCTATGCAGCAAACCCCCTTTACCCCCCTCGGACAGACCACCCCTGCCTTCCCCG CAGCAGGTCTGGATGCCAGTAACCAGGCCAGTACTCATGAACTCACCATTCCCAATGAT CTAATAGGCTGCATAATCGGACGCCAGGGAACCAAAATCAACGAGATCCGTCAGATGTCTGGGGCGCAGATCAAAATTGCTAACGCTATGGAAGGGTCATCGGAGCGCCAGATCACCATCACAGGGACCCCCgccaacatcagcctggcccAGTACCTCATCAATGCAAG GTTCAGAGACGTGGCGGCCATGTGGAACGACCCATCTTCCATGACCACATCCTGA
- the LOC116044503 gene encoding poly(rC)-binding protein 3-like isoform X1, with protein sequence MEPIKVQSEGGLNVTLTIRLLMHGKEVGSIIGKKGETVKKMREDSGARINISEGNCPERIVTITGPTDAIFKAFAMIAYKFEEDIINSMSNSPATSKPPVTLRLVVPASQCGSLIGKGGSKIKEMRESTGAQVQVAGDMLPNSTERAVTISGAPEAIIQCVKQICVVMLESPPKGATIPYRPKPASTPVIFSGGQVRADPLGASTANLSLLLQHQPLPAYTIQGQYAIPHPDQLSKLHQLAMQQTPFTPLGQTTPAFPAAGLDASNQASTHELTIPNDLIGCIIGRQGTKINEIRQMSGAQIKIANAMEGSSERQITITGTPANISLAQYLINARFRDVAAMWNDPSSMTTS encoded by the exons ATGGAGCCCATTAAGGTCCAATCAGAAGGTGGACTGAATGTGACCCTAACCATCAGGCTGCTGATGCACGGCAAG GAGGTTGGAAGCATCATAGGAAAG AAAGGAGAAACGGTGAAGAAAATGCGAGAAGAC AGTGGTGCCCGTATCAACATCTCAGAGGGGAATTGCCCTGAACGCATAGTCACAATCACCGGGCCAACAGATGCTATTTTCAAGGCCTTTGCCATGATAGCCTACAAGTTCGAGGAG GATATAATCAACTCTATGAGCAACAGTCCAGCCACCAGTAAACCCCCTGTAACCCTGAGGCTCGTTGTCCCAGCCAGCCAGTGTGGCTCCCTCATTGGCAAGGGAGGCTCCAAAATCAAAGAAATGAGAGAG TCCACAGGTGCTCAGGTCCAGGTTGCAGGTGACATGCTCCCCAACTCCACCGAGAGAGCAGTGACGATCTCAGGGGCCCCCGAAGCCATCATCCAGTGTGTCAAACAGATATGTGTGGTGATGCTTGAG TCCCCACCGAAAGGTGCCACCATCCCCTACCGCCCCAAGCCTGCCTCCACCCCTGTCATTTTTTCAGGTGGCCAGGTAAGAGCAGACCCACTGGGGGCGTCCACAGCCAACCTCAGCCTCTTACTGCAGCACCAGCCACTGCCT GCCTATACCATTCAAGGACAGTACGCCATCCCACATCCAGAC CAGTTGAGCAAGCTCCACCAGTTGGCTATGCAGCAAACCCCCTTTACCCCCCTCGGACAGACCACCCCTGCCTTCCCCG CAGCAGGTCTGGATGCCAGTAACCAGGCCAGTACTCATGAACTCACCATTCCCAATGAT CTAATAGGCTGCATAATCGGACGCCAGGGAACCAAAATCAACGAGATCCGTCAGATGTCTGGGGCGCAGATCAAAATTGCTAACGCTATGGAAGGGTCATCGGAGCGCCAGATCACCATCACAGGGACCCCCgccaacatcagcctggcccAGTACCTCATCAATGCAAG GTTCAGAGACGTGGCGGCCATGTGGAACGACCCATCTTCCATGACCACATCCTGA